One region of Vescimonas fastidiosa genomic DNA includes:
- the kamE gene encoding lysine 5,6-aminomutase subunit beta has product MSSGLYNTHKIDFDTTLDLTRLKPYGDTMNDGKVQTSFTLPIKDDERGEEAARQIAKKMGLEEPNVAYHHALDKEFTFYVVYGSCVHSVNYEDIHVITVESDVMSMEDTNDYIREHIGRKVVMVGASTGTDAHTVGIDAIMNRKGFAGHYGLERYEMIEAYNLGSQVPNEDFIKKALELHADVLLVSQTVTQKDVHIQNLTNLIELLEAEGLRDKFVVCCGGPRITHELAKELGYDAGFGAGKYADDVASFAVTEMVKRGMK; this is encoded by the coding sequence ATGAGTAGCGGACTGTATAATACCCATAAGATCGATTTCGATACCACACTGGATCTGACCCGCCTGAAGCCTTATGGCGATACCATGAACGACGGCAAGGTGCAGACCAGCTTCACCCTGCCCATCAAGGATGACGAGCGCGGCGAAGAGGCTGCCCGTCAGATCGCCAAGAAGATGGGTCTGGAAGAGCCTAACGTGGCCTACCATCACGCTCTGGATAAGGAGTTTACCTTCTATGTGGTTTACGGTAGCTGCGTGCATTCCGTGAACTATGAGGACATCCATGTTATCACCGTGGAGTCCGATGTTATGAGCATGGAAGATACCAACGACTATATCCGTGAGCATATCGGCCGCAAGGTCGTTATGGTGGGTGCTTCCACCGGCACCGATGCCCACACCGTGGGTATCGACGCCATCATGAACCGTAAGGGCTTCGCCGGTCACTATGGCCTGGAGCGCTACGAGATGATCGAGGCCTATAACCTGGGCTCTCAGGTGCCCAATGAGGACTTCATCAAGAAGGCTTTGGAGCTGCACGCCGATGTGCTGCTGGTCTCTCAGACCGTTACACAGAAGGATGTTCATATCCAGAACCTCACCAACCTCATTGAGCTGCTGGAGGCCGAGGGCCTGCGTGACAAGTTCGTTGTCTGCTGCGGCGGTCCCCGTATTACCCATGAGCTGGCCAAGGAGCTGGGCTATGATGCCGGCTTCGGCGCTGGCAAGTATGCTGACGATGTGGCGTCCTTCGCTGTGACCGAGATGGTCAAGCGTGGCATGAAATAA
- a CDS encoding metallophosphoesterase family protein has product MRILVLSDSHGNVENMARCVELTQPNAILHLGDCQRDAEALHRLYPAIPLQGVPGNCDWGAVDSPEVLTEYGGVRILLMHGHTRSVKASTLSAIYTAKEMGAQILLFGHTHRPLVDYDGSLWVMNPGTIGRGSPCTYGIITISGGKADCSTYRI; this is encoded by the coding sequence ATGCGTATTTTGGTTTTATCGGATTCCCACGGAAATGTGGAAAATATGGCCCGCTGTGTGGAGCTGACCCAGCCGAATGCTATCTTGCACCTGGGCGACTGCCAGCGGGACGCCGAGGCTCTGCACAGGCTCTATCCAGCCATCCCTCTGCAGGGCGTCCCGGGCAACTGCGACTGGGGCGCTGTGGACAGCCCCGAGGTGCTCACGGAATACGGCGGGGTGCGTATCCTGCTGATGCACGGTCACACAAGGAGTGTAAAGGCCAGCACCCTATCAGCTATTTATACCGCCAAGGAGATGGGCGCGCAGATCCTGCTCTTCGGTCACACCCACCGTCCTTTGGTGGACTACGATGGCTCTCTGTGGGTGATGAATCCCGGCACCATTGGCCGTGGCAGCCCCTGCACCTACGGCATCATTACCATCTCGGGCGGCAAGGCGGACTGCTCCACCTATCGAATATAA
- a CDS encoding Pr6Pr family membrane protein has protein sequence MSGLQLSALFLFLLNTLGLLLHSQLIPRGRIRAGMFCFYTNQSNLLLTVYELLLFCAGFYPGGGLWAALTDVRVSCAMALCIWVTHLIYQFVLVPYEKRKGLKFADFGGNFGNLCVHYFTPLLAVMQWLLFAPKENISILCAVWWLILPLSYTVFALLRASGGKPIGHTGLLYPYPFMDLQRLGWGKLLRNAAVLLILFFLLGCVLVGLGFLVG, from the coding sequence ATGTCCGGCTTACAGCTCTCGGCGCTGTTTTTGTTTCTGCTGAATACCCTGGGCCTGCTGCTGCACTCCCAACTGATCCCCAGAGGACGCATCCGGGCGGGGATGTTCTGCTTCTATACCAACCAAAGTAACCTCTTGCTTACGGTTTATGAGCTGCTTCTCTTCTGCGCAGGCTTTTACCCCGGTGGAGGACTATGGGCGGCTCTTACGGATGTGCGTGTCTCCTGCGCCATGGCCCTTTGCATCTGGGTGACACACCTTATTTACCAGTTTGTCCTGGTGCCCTATGAAAAGCGTAAGGGTCTGAAATTCGCCGACTTCGGCGGCAATTTTGGCAATCTCTGTGTCCACTATTTTACGCCCCTGCTGGCGGTCATGCAGTGGCTTCTTTTCGCGCCAAAGGAAAACATATCCATTCTCTGTGCCGTGTGGTGGCTGATCCTGCCTCTGAGCTATACCGTCTTTGCCCTGCTCCGGGCCAGCGGGGGAAAGCCCATCGGCCACACGGGCCTGCTCTACCCCTACCCTTTCATGGACCTGCAACGCCTGGGCTGGGGAAAGCTCCTGCGCAACGCCGCAGTGCTTCTGATCCTATTCTTCCTCCTGGGCTGCGTGTTAGTAGGACTGGGATTCTTAGTCGGATAA
- a CDS encoding 3-oxoacid CoA-transferase subunit B: MEKSEIKAFIAKRCAKELKDGDVVNLGIGLPTMIPSYLPEGVELIIHAELGIVSAGATPKEGDANYDPYHVIDAGGGVASVAFGGGFIDSATNFGLIRGGHVDACFLGALEVDAQGNLANWIIPGKKMPGMGGAMDLCVGAKHCIICMEHTAKGNPKIFEKCRLPLTASHCVNKIITEMCVLEVTPEGLLMTEINPEFTVDQVKAATAAPITVSGNLKSMID; this comes from the coding sequence ATGGAAAAGTCTGAAATCAAAGCCTTTATTGCCAAGCGCTGCGCAAAAGAGCTGAAGGACGGCGATGTCGTCAATCTGGGTATCGGCCTGCCCACCATGATCCCCTCCTACCTGCCCGAGGGCGTTGAGCTGATCATCCACGCTGAGTTGGGTATCGTCTCTGCCGGTGCTACCCCCAAAGAGGGCGATGCTAACTATGATCCCTACCACGTCATCGACGCCGGCGGCGGCGTTGCCAGCGTGGCTTTCGGCGGCGGCTTCATTGATTCCGCTACCAACTTCGGCCTGATCCGCGGCGGCCATGTGGACGCCTGCTTCCTGGGCGCTCTGGAAGTGGATGCCCAGGGCAATCTGGCCAACTGGATCATCCCCGGCAAGAAGATGCCCGGTATGGGCGGCGCTATGGACCTGTGCGTGGGTGCCAAGCACTGCATCATCTGCATGGAGCATACCGCCAAAGGCAACCCCAAGATCTTCGAGAAGTGCCGTCTGCCCCTGACCGCCTCCCACTGCGTTAACAAGATCATCACCGAGATGTGCGTGCTGGAGGTTACCCCCGAGGGCCTGCTCATGACCGAGATCAACCCCGAGTTCACCGTGGATCAGGTGAAGGCTGCTACCGCTGCCCCCATCACCGTTTCCGGGAACCTCAAGAGCATGATCGACTGA
- a CDS encoding Smr/MutS family protein, producing MYAGIMEIDLHGKNEYQARVTLDAALGRAKGGTYRIRCIHGCHGGTVLRDMIRREYARHPRVIRLEAGINGGTTDLVLREL from the coding sequence ATGTACGCGGGCATTATGGAAATTGATCTGCACGGAAAAAACGAATATCAGGCGCGTGTCACGCTGGATGCGGCTCTGGGCCGAGCCAAGGGCGGTACCTACCGCATCCGCTGTATTCACGGCTGCCACGGCGGAACGGTGCTGCGGGACATGATCCGCCGGGAGTACGCCCGGCACCCCCGGGTGATCCGATTGGAGGCAGGGATAAACGGCGGCACCACCGATCTGGTGCTGCGGGAGCTATAA
- a CDS encoding CoA transferase subunit A — MAKKPVLTAAEAAKMIPDGATIMCGGFLACGQARAIVKELVKLGTKDLTLIANDMGRATGPKGEEFFGIAELIHNHQVKRVIATHVGMTPEVGQQNTEGTLEVNLLPQGTLAECIRAGGAGLGGVLTPVGVDTLIEESPFCMGKETIDGKQYLKMKPIHADFALLGTYKCDEFGNCWYKGTMRNFNVVMATAADTVIAECEYIVPVGDIEPENIHTYGMCVDYIVEGDRK, encoded by the coding sequence ATGGCAAAGAAACCTGTACTGACTGCCGCTGAGGCAGCAAAAATGATTCCCGATGGCGCCACCATTATGTGCGGCGGCTTCCTGGCTTGCGGCCAGGCCCGTGCCATCGTGAAGGAGCTGGTGAAGCTGGGCACCAAGGACCTGACTCTTATCGCCAACGATATGGGTCGCGCCACCGGCCCCAAGGGTGAGGAGTTCTTCGGCATCGCCGAGCTGATCCACAACCACCAGGTCAAGCGCGTCATCGCTACCCATGTGGGCATGACCCCCGAGGTGGGCCAGCAGAACACCGAGGGCACCCTGGAAGTGAACCTGCTGCCCCAGGGCACTCTGGCTGAGTGCATCCGTGCCGGCGGTGCCGGTCTGGGCGGTGTGCTGACTCCCGTGGGCGTGGATACCCTTATCGAGGAGAGCCCCTTCTGCATGGGCAAGGAGACCATCGACGGCAAGCAGTATTTGAAGATGAAGCCCATCCATGCTGACTTTGCTCTGCTGGGCACCTATAAGTGCGATGAGTTCGGTAACTGCTGGTACAAGGGCACCATGCGCAACTTCAATGTGGTTATGGCCACTGCCGCTGACACCGTTATCGCCGAGTGCGAGTACATCGTCCCCGTGGGCGATATCGAGCCCGAGAACATTCATACCTATGGTATGTGCGTTGACTACATCGTGGAAGGAGACAGAAAGTAA
- a CDS encoding carbon-nitrogen hydrolase family protein, whose protein sequence is MKNTLTVAQVQMQVVRNKAENIASACRLIRRAAAQGAELVMLPEMFCCPYENSAFRPYGETFGGPAQQALSALAGEKKIWIVGGSVPELEGERVYNTCFVYNPGGQQVARHRKMHLFDIRVEGGQSFRESDTLSPGNDITVFDSPWGKLGLCICFDLRFEELARVMALQGVRAIFVPAAFNMTTGPAHWELLFRQRAVDNQLFTFGTSPARNEQETYVAWGHSIVCDPWGTVLHQCGAGEEVAVTTVDLTRVEAVRQQLPILSARREDVYFIGQKGKKDCAI, encoded by the coding sequence ATGAAAAACACACTGACCGTGGCCCAGGTGCAGATGCAGGTTGTGCGGAATAAGGCTGAAAACATCGCCTCTGCCTGCCGCCTGATCCGTCGGGCGGCTGCGCAGGGGGCGGAGCTGGTTATGTTGCCGGAGATGTTCTGCTGCCCCTATGAAAACAGCGCCTTCCGTCCCTATGGCGAGACCTTTGGCGGCCCGGCACAGCAGGCCCTTTCTGCCCTGGCTGGGGAGAAGAAAATTTGGATCGTGGGCGGGTCCGTGCCGGAGCTGGAGGGGGAGCGGGTGTATAATACCTGCTTTGTCTACAACCCGGGCGGGCAGCAGGTGGCCCGACACCGCAAAATGCACCTGTTCGACATCCGTGTGGAGGGAGGACAGAGCTTTCGGGAGTCCGATACTCTGTCTCCGGGCAACGATATTACGGTGTTTGACAGCCCTTGGGGGAAGCTGGGGCTTTGCATCTGCTTTGACCTGCGGTTTGAAGAGCTGGCAAGGGTAATGGCTTTGCAGGGAGTCCGAGCTATTTTTGTCCCGGCTGCCTTCAACATGACCACCGGCCCCGCCCACTGGGAGCTGCTGTTTCGCCAGCGGGCGGTGGATAATCAGCTTTTCACCTTTGGCACTTCCCCAGCCCGCAATGAACAGGAGACCTATGTGGCCTGGGGTCACTCCATTGTCTGCGATCCCTGGGGCACGGTGCTGCATCAGTGCGGGGCGGGGGAGGAGGTGGCCGTCACCACGGTGGACCTTACCCGGGTGGAGGCGGTGCGGCAGCAGCTGCCCATTTTATCCGCCCGGCGTGAAGATGTCTATTTCATAGGACAAAAGGGTAAAAAAGACTGTGCTATTTAG
- a CDS encoding cob(I)yrinic acid a,c-diamide adenosyltransferase: MEKAKVHIYCGDGKGKTTAAIGLSVRSCGRGWPVVLSQFLKGSTSGELNVLRTLPDYHYIPAPTTTCKFIFQMTEQEKADYGRQVRRHFADTVEAVEKYHAKLLVLDEVLDAVAMGMLSDEELADFLRNRPADLEVVMTGRAPTPCTDPLADYITRMQKVRHPFDKGLNARQGVEF; this comes from the coding sequence ATGGAAAAGGCAAAGGTCCATATTTACTGCGGCGACGGAAAGGGAAAGACCACAGCGGCCATTGGCCTCAGCGTGCGATCCTGCGGCCGGGGTTGGCCGGTGGTTTTGAGCCAGTTTTTGAAGGGCTCTACCAGCGGAGAACTGAATGTTCTTCGCACCTTGCCCGACTATCATTATATCCCCGCCCCCACGACCACCTGCAAGTTCATTTTTCAGATGACTGAGCAGGAAAAGGCCGACTATGGCCGTCAGGTGCGTCGGCACTTTGCCGACACGGTGGAGGCGGTGGAGAAATACCACGCCAAGCTCCTGGTGCTGGACGAGGTGCTGGACGCAGTGGCTATGGGTATGCTCAGCGATGAAGAGCTGGCCGACTTTTTGAGGAATCGGCCGGCGGACCTGGAGGTGGTGATGACGGGCCGTGCCCCCACACCCTGTACCGATCCTTTGGCTGACTATATCACCCGTATGCAGAAGGTTCGCCACCCCTTTGATAAGGGGCTCAATGCCCGTCAAGGCGTGGAATTCTGA